One genomic window of Cydia fagiglandana chromosome 20, ilCydFagi1.1, whole genome shotgun sequence includes the following:
- the LOC134674639 gene encoding mediator of RNA polymerase II transcription subunit 31, which translates to MMAGKGMPETEEQNRIRFQVELEFVQCLANPNYIHFLAQRGYFKEQTFINYLKYLQYWREPEYARYLKYPMCLHFLELLQHEAFRRECVSAQVCKFMDDQAILLWQHYTRRRTRTLQPPDAPAPPAPPAPPGPPRQQS; encoded by the exons ATGATGGCAGGAAAAG GAATGCCGGAGACGGAGGAGCAGAATAGGATAAGGTTTCAAGTGGAGCTGGAATTCGTTCAATGTTTAGCCAATCCAAATTACATTCATT TTCTAGCACAGCGAGGCTACTTCAAGGAGCAGACCTTCATCAACTACCTGAAGTACCTCCAGTATTGGCGGGAGCCGGAGTACGCTCGCTACCTCAAGTACCCGATGTGCCTACATTTTCTGGAGTTGTTGCAGCATGAGGCGTTTAGAAGAGAATGTGTGTCAGCTCAG GTGTGCAAGTTCATGGACGACCAGGCGATCCTGCTGTGGCAGCACTACACGCGGCGGCGCACGCGCACGCTGCAGCCGCCggacgcgcccgcgccgcccgcgccccccgCGCCGCCCGGCCCGCCCAGGCAACAGTCGTAG
- the LOC134674679 gene encoding soluble NSF attachment protein 29 has translation MAGHKYVNPNNLFEDEEDVDDDTFVNAYRSRNPPPSAVTRPANTSSTAYGGHIANLERQRQVMLERQREIEQRTLDSSARSVQLLRDSENIGIATAEELARQRDALDNTNRRLDEINTNLNTTQKHLNGIKSVFWGLKNYISGKSEQPPSRSQASPNSQTGRVAASSSRLNETLDNLGPMSSGIGDNYNSHPSTRLRGMNEQTMADPVTDSDRVNKMLDANLDEMVHAITRLKGLGAALGEEIEQQNDLIDTIQDKVEGADIKIGRQNKTMNKLLGK, from the coding sequence atGGCTGGGCACAAGTATGTCAATCCAAACAACTTGTTCGAGGACGAGGAGGACGTAGACGACGACACTTTTGTGAACGCGTACAGGAGCCGTAATCCGCCACCATCAGCCGTGACACGTCCTGCCAACACGTCCAGTACAGCGTACGGAGGCCACATAGCGAACCTAGAACGACAAAGGCAAGTAATGTTGGAGAGACAAAGAGAGATCGAACAGCGCACGTTGGACTCTTCCGCACGCAGCGTGCAACTGCTGCGTGACTCGGAAAACATCGGCATCGCCACGGCCGAGGAGCTGGCGCGGCAGCGCGACGCGCTCGACAACACCAACCGCCGTCTCGATGAAATCAACACCAACCTAAACACGACGCAGAAACATCTCAATGGAATCAAATCAGTATTCTGGGGTCTCAAAAACTACATTTCTGGCAAGTCTGAACAGCCTCCATCCCGAAGCCAAGCCTCTCCTAATTCACAAACAGGCCGGGTTGCTGCTAGCAGCAGCAGATTAAATGAAACTCTAGATAATCTAGGTCCAATGAGTTCGGGCATTGGAGACAATTACAATTCACATCCATCTACTCGGCTACGAGGAATGAATGAGCAGACCATGGCTGACCCCGTGACTGACAGTGACCGTGTTAACAAAATGTTAGATGCTAACTTAGATGAGATGGTCCATGCTATTACAAGACTTAAAGGTTTGGGAGCAGCTCTTGGTGAAGAAATTGAACAACAAAATGACCTCATAGACACCATCCAGGACAAAGTTGAGGGAGCAGATATTAAAATTGGTCGCCAAAATAAGACAATGAACAAACTACTGGGGAAATAG
- the LOC134674598 gene encoding pupal cuticle protein-like gives MNPMIVFACLALACGAQASQGWAGPPANIALSQDGRNILDTPEVAQARAAHLSALQQAAQNNPNPQDDGSYDPRWDSEEYWQRAEQPKWNAAPAQQWNAPAHNQWNAAPAQQWNAAPAHNQWNAAPAWNAAGPAPAPVAETPEVAQARAAHLAALSAAKSAAPAQQWNAAPAHNQWNAAPAQQWNAAPAHNQWNGAPSWQGAPQHQAAQIRLANDGSGILDTPEVAAARAAHLAAHQQAAHAAPPQHAPQQHW, from the exons ATGAATCCCATG ATTGTATTCGCTTGCTTGGCGTTGGCGTGCGGAGCTCAGGCTAGCCAGGGCTGGGCTGGTCCCCCGGCCAACATCGCGCTGTCCCAGGATGGCCGCAACATCCTCGACACCCCCGAGGTAGCGCAGGCCCGCGCCGCCCACCTCTCGGCCCTGCAACAGGCCGCCCAGAACAACCCCAACCCCCAGGACGATGGCTCATACGATCCCCGCTGGGACAGCGAAGAGTACTGGCAGCGCGCTGAGCAGCCCAAATGGAACGCCGCCCCCGCCCAGCAGTGGAACGCCCCCGCTCACAACCAGTGGAATGCTGCTCCCGCCCAGCAGTGGAACGCTGCTCCCGCTCACAACCAGTGGAACGCGGCTCCCGCCTGGAACGCCGCCGGCCCCGCTCCCGCCCCCGTCGCCGAGACCCCTGAAGTAGCGCAGGCCCGCGCCGCTCACCTCGCCGCCCTGTCCGCCGCCAAATCCGCCGCCCCCGCCCAGCAGTGGAACGCTGCTCCCGCCCACAACCAGTGGAACGCCGCCCCCGCCCAGCAGTGGAACGCCGCTCCCGCCCACAACCAGTGGAACGGTGCTCCCTCCTGGCAGGGTGCCCCCCAACACCAGGCCGCTCAGATCAGACTGGCCAACGATGGCTCCGGTATCCTGGACACCCCCGAGGTGGCCGCGGCGCGCGCCGCTCACTTAGCCGCCCACCAGCAGGCCGCCCACGCCGCGCCCCCGCAGCACGCTCCCCAGCAGCACTGGTGA
- the LOC134674864 gene encoding pickpocket protein 28-like translates to MVYPHHNFGIRPRRDSTDFRKERPHHTHQDVISGCDGRGVRKDLREYLLTSTLHGLRYVGEKKLTWFERFFWLGAFSCSIVCAGFFILNIYEKWRSSPMIVSINPENMALQNLPFPAVTVCNVNQAKKSVAERYKKDGNPVNKKLLESLCTSQDDTEIFVSDVAQSADWDYFRSFLINVTQPCSEMLAMCIWDSGEMSCQDLFNAQLTDEGLCCTFNVVHRNKLFRNPKDLNDMNFTFPLPSVDWTPEGGYPADAPYNGFPWRPRGIGTDHGLTLVLDANVAEYYCASTKSPSFKILLHNPTETPNIANLGDIYGPGIEARIAIQPRIMDAAPSLRGIDVNKRVCLFSSEKALVFYRTYTLKNCEMECEARNMLALCKCVLYYMPKNKTTRVCGKADANCYSNISFIRKGRQQSCEECLPACTEISYYERMSSARLSKAMVEQYAKRLSGNKTAEYVTNNMLIIHFYFEDLSFTRYTKGEIFGLTEFLSNTGGLLGLCMGFSMMSLVELIYYVTLRALCQTRRRPKHHFTQ, encoded by the exons ATGGTCTATCCTCATCACAACTTTGGCATTCGTCCACGGAGAGATTCAACTGATTTCAGAAAG GAGAGACCACACCACACTCACCAGGATGTAATATCAGGTTGCGATGGCAGAGGTGTCCGGAAAGACCTAAGAGAATATCTGTTGACGTCCACATTGCATGGACTCCGATACGTGGGAGAGAAGAAATTAACTTGGTTTGAAAG ATTCTTCTGGTTAGGAGCATTCAGTTGCTCCATAGTTTGCGCGGGATTCTTCATCCTAAACATATATGAGAAATGGCGAAGTTCCCCCATGATCGTGAGCATCAACCCTGAGAACATGGCTCTCCAGAACCTGCCCTTTCCAGCCGTTACTGTGTGCAACGTCAATCAGGCGAAGAAAAGTGTCGCGGAGCGGTATAAAAAAGATGg TAATCCAGTGAACAAGAAATTACTCGAAAGCTTATGCACATCTCAGGATGACACAGAAATATTTGTAAGCGACGTAGCTCAAAGCGCCGATTGGGACTACTTCCGCTCCTTCTTAATAAAT GTAACCCAGCCATGTAGCGAGATGTTAGCAATGTGCATTTGGGACTCCGGCGAGATGAGCTGTCAGGACTTGTTCAACGCGCAACTGACCGACGAAGGCCTGTGTTGCACCTTCAACGTCGTCCATCGCAATAAGCTGTTCCGCAATcc CAAAGATTTAAACGATATGAATTTTACGTTCCCATTACCTTCGGTTGATTGGACTCCCGAAGGCGGGTACCCGGCCGATGCGCCGTACAACGGTTTTCCATGGAGACCCAGAG GTATCGGAACTGATCATGGTTTGACGTTGGTTTTGGACGCGAATGTGGCTGAATATTACTGCGCTTCCACGAAAAGTCCCAGTTTTAAG ATCCTTTTGCACAATCCCACGGAAACTCCCAACATCGCGAATCTGGGTGATATATACGGTCCAGGCATAGAAGCTCGGATTGCCATCCAGCCCCGAATCATGGACGCAGCCCCCTCCCTGCGGGGGATCGATGTCAATAAGCGGGTGTGTCTGTTCTCCAGTGAGAAAGCCTTGGTCTTCTACAG GACTtacactttaaaaaattgtGAGATGGAGTGCGAGGCTCGAAATATGCTGGCTTTATGCAAATGTGTGTTGTATTACATGCCTA aAAACAAAACCACACGGGTTTGTGGTAAAGCCGACGCGAACTGTTATTCTAATATAAGTTTTATTAGAAAAG GACGTCAACAGTCATGCGAAGAGTGCCTGCCGGCGTGCACAGAAATTTCATACTACGAGCGTATGAGCTCCGCCAGACTGAGCAAGGCGATGGTGGAGCAGTACGCGAAGCGGCTCAGCGGCAACAAGACGGCTGAATATGTCAC AAACAACATGCTTATAATCCACTTTTATTTCGAGGACCTCTCTTTTACAAGATACACCAAAGGCGAAATATTCGGTCTGACGGAGTTCTTGT CGAACACTGGAGGGCTACTGGGCTTGTGCATGGGCTTCAGTATGATGAGCCTAGTAGAACTGATCTACTACGTGACGCTGCGCGCTCTTTGCCAGACGCGACGGAGACCTAAGCATCACTTCACACAATAA